One genomic region from Clarias gariepinus isolate MV-2021 ecotype Netherlands chromosome 20, CGAR_prim_01v2, whole genome shotgun sequence encodes:
- the LOC128508314 gene encoding CD209 antigen-like isoform X2, protein MERDQLQTRYNNLAKERDQLQISYNNLTIQRNWLQASYNNLSIEKNHLQTGYNNLTIERKLLQTSYNKLTMERDQLQISYNNLNIERDQSQTSYNNLIIERDQLQTSYHNLTMEKDQLQTSYNKLITEKDQLQTTYINLTKNRDQLLTDNNNLTLEKDQLQTSYHKLTIKMERLQTSYNNLVIERDQLLNIYNNLTLENDQLQTSYNNLNRERDQLQISYNNLTLENGHLQTRYHNLNIKRDQLQTSYNTMTIERTKLQTCCHNLTIERDQLQTSYRTLMIERNQLQTCCSNLTIERDQLQTSYRTLMIEKKHLQTGYNNLTIEKDQLHTSYNQLTVERDQLQNSYNNLIIERDQLKTDIEKIQTLSKLGWIYFSSNLYYISTEKKSWTESRQDCRERGADLVIIKSKEEQEFTNKLLGSRTAWIGLSDRDREGEWKWVDNTPLSTEFWRNGEPNSRVGDEDCAVTGYMSDPVRNWADYPCNDKFVWICEKTIFT, encoded by the exons ATGGAGAGAGACCAACTACAGACCAGGTATAACAACCTGGCTAAAGAGAGAGACCAATTACAGATCAGTTACAACAATTTAACAATACAGAGAAACTGGTTACAGGCCAGTTACAACAACCTGTCTATAGAGAAGAACCACTTACAGACCGGTTACAACAACTTGACTATAGAGAGAAAACTGTTACAGACCAGCTACAACAAACTGACTATGGAGAGGGATCAGTTACAGATTAGTTACAACAACCTAAATATAGAAAGAGACCAGTcacagaccagttacaacaacctgaTTATAGAAAGAGACCAATTACAGACCAGTTATCATAACCTGACTATGGAAaaagaccagttacagaccagttacaacaagTTAATTACAGAAAAAGATCAGTTACAGACCACTTACATCAACCTGACTAAGAACAGAGACCAGTTACTTACCGATAACAACAACCTGACCTTAGAGAAAGATCAGTTGCAGACCAGTTACCACAAGCTGACTATAAAGATGGAGaggttacagaccagttacaataACCTGgttatagagagagaccagttacttAACATTTACAATAACCTGACTTTAGAGAatgaccagttacagaccagttacaacaacctgaatagagagagagaccagttacaaaTAAGTTACAACAACCTGACCTTAGAGAATGGCCACTTACAGACCAGGTACCACAACCTGAATATAAAGCGAGATCAGTTACAGACTAGTTACAACACTATGACTATAGAAAGAACCAAATTACAGACCTGCTGCcacaacctgactatagagagagaccagctACAGACCAGTTATAGGACCCTGATGATAGAGAGAAACCAGTTACAGACCTGTTGCAgcaacctgactatagagagagaccagctACAGACAAGTTACAGGACCTTGATGATTGAGAAAAAACACTTACAGACTGGTTACAACAATTTGACTATAGAGAAAGACCAGTTGCATACCAGTTACAACCAGCTGACTGTGGAGCGGGACCAGTTACAGaacagttacaacaacctgattatagagagagaccagttaaaGACGGATATAGAGAAAATTCAGACCCTTTCTAAACTGG GGTGGATTTATTTCAGCTCCAATCTTTACTACATCTCTACTGAGAAGAAAAGCTGGACTGAGAGCAGACAAGactgcagagagagaggagcagacctggtgatcataaaGAGCAAAGAGGaacag GAGTTCACAAATAAACTGTTGGGCAGCAGAACAGCTTGGATTGGTCTGagtgacagagacagagagggcgAGTGGAAGTGGGTGGATAATACACCACTGAGCACTGA GTTTTGGCGAAATGGAGAACCCAACAGCAGAGTAGGAGATGAGGACTGTGCTGTAACTGGTTATATGTCTGATCCTGTGAGGAACTGGGCTGATTATCCCTGTAATGATAAGTTTGTTTGGATCTGTGAGAAGACAATCTTTACCTGA
- the LOC128508314 gene encoding C-type lectin domain family 4 member M-like isoform X1, with protein MLQCSSEQIEMVMNIYESKDDVKGHDLDLEGSDIKNDPNTDPHTGGDTSRSRCYRLTGVCVVLLHVVLLTALTLLCIKYNNLYTENNQLQTSYNNLTIERDQSIPKNLTIERNQIQSSCNILAMERDQLQTRYNNLAKERDQLQISYNNLTIQRNWLQASYNNLSIEKNHLQTGYNNLTIERKLLQTSYNKLTMERDQLQISYNNLNIERDQSQTSYNNLIIERDQLQTSYHNLTMEKDQLQTSYNKLITEKDQLQTTYINLTKNRDQLLTDNNNLTLEKDQLQTSYHKLTIKMERLQTSYNNLVIERDQLLNIYNNLTLENDQLQTSYNNLNRERDQLQISYNNLTLENGHLQTRYHNLNIKRDQLQTSYNTMTIERTKLQTCCHNLTIERDQLQTSYRTLMIERNQLQTCCSNLTIERDQLQTSYRTLMIEKKHLQTGYNNLTIEKDQLHTSYNQLTVERDQLQNSYNNLIIERDQLKTDIEKIQTLSKLGWIYFSSNLYYISTEKKSWTESRQDCRERGADLVIIKSKEEQEFTNKLLGSRTAWIGLSDRDREGEWKWVDNTPLSTEFWRNGEPNSRVGDEDCAVTGYMSDPVRNWADYPCNDKFVWICEKTIFT; from the exons ATGCTTCAGTGTTCCTCTGAACAAATAGAAATGGTGATGAATATCTATGAGAGCAAAGATGATGTTAAAGGTCACGACCTTGATCTCGAAGGCAGTGACATAAAGAATGACCCAAACACAGATCCACACACAG GAGGAGACACTTCTAGGAGCAGGTGTTACAGACtgactggagtgtgtgtggtgctgctgCATGTTGTCCTGCTGACTGCCCTCACACTGCTCTGCATCAAATACAACAACCTGTATACAGAAAacaaccagttacagaccagttataACAATCTAACTATAGAGAGAGATCAGTCAATTCCCAAaaacctgactatagagagaaaCCAGATACAGAGCAGTTGCAACATCCTGGCAATGGAGAGAGACCAACTACAGACCAGGTATAACAACCTGGCTAAAGAGAGAGACCAATTACAGATCAGTTACAACAATTTAACAATACAGAGAAACTGGTTACAGGCCAGTTACAACAACCTGTCTATAGAGAAGAACCACTTACAGACCGGTTACAACAACTTGACTATAGAGAGAAAACTGTTACAGACCAGCTACAACAAACTGACTATGGAGAGGGATCAGTTACAGATTAGTTACAACAACCTAAATATAGAAAGAGACCAGTcacagaccagttacaacaacctgaTTATAGAAAGAGACCAATTACAGACCAGTTATCATAACCTGACTATGGAAaaagaccagttacagaccagttacaacaagTTAATTACAGAAAAAGATCAGTTACAGACCACTTACATCAACCTGACTAAGAACAGAGACCAGTTACTTACCGATAACAACAACCTGACCTTAGAGAAAGATCAGTTGCAGACCAGTTACCACAAGCTGACTATAAAGATGGAGaggttacagaccagttacaataACCTGgttatagagagagaccagttacttAACATTTACAATAACCTGACTTTAGAGAatgaccagttacagaccagttacaacaacctgaatagagagagagaccagttacaaaTAAGTTACAACAACCTGACCTTAGAGAATGGCCACTTACAGACCAGGTACCACAACCTGAATATAAAGCGAGATCAGTTACAGACTAGTTACAACACTATGACTATAGAAAGAACCAAATTACAGACCTGCTGCcacaacctgactatagagagagaccagctACAGACCAGTTATAGGACCCTGATGATAGAGAGAAACCAGTTACAGACCTGTTGCAgcaacctgactatagagagagaccagctACAGACAAGTTACAGGACCTTGATGATTGAGAAAAAACACTTACAGACTGGTTACAACAATTTGACTATAGAGAAAGACCAGTTGCATACCAGTTACAACCAGCTGACTGTGGAGCGGGACCAGTTACAGaacagttacaacaacctgattatagagagagaccagttaaaGACGGATATAGAGAAAATTCAGACCCTTTCTAAACTGG GGTGGATTTATTTCAGCTCCAATCTTTACTACATCTCTACTGAGAAGAAAAGCTGGACTGAGAGCAGACAAGactgcagagagagaggagcagacctggtgatcataaaGAGCAAAGAGGaacag GAGTTCACAAATAAACTGTTGGGCAGCAGAACAGCTTGGATTGGTCTGagtgacagagacagagagggcgAGTGGAAGTGGGTGGATAATACACCACTGAGCACTGA GTTTTGGCGAAATGGAGAACCCAACAGCAGAGTAGGAGATGAGGACTGTGCTGTAACTGGTTATATGTCTGATCCTGTGAGGAACTGGGCTGATTATCCCTGTAATGATAAGTTTGTTTGGATCTGTGAGAAGACAATCTTTACCTGA